Proteins encoded within one genomic window of Formosa agariphila KMM 3901:
- a CDS encoding sulfatase family protein, producing the protein MIQNIKIKKIYLCFVLTTILLTVFSCKQEKKTNLTEVSPKENTSNPNIVIIYLDDLGYGDLSAYGATELSTPNIDKLANGGVKFTNAYATSATCTPSRYGLLTGVYPWRNKDAQILPGTAPLIINPEQTTIPKMLKQQGYTTGIVGKWHLGLGTGHVNWNDHVSPGPNEVGFDYSYIMAATQDRVPTVYIKNGRVDNLDPNDPIEVNYAKNFEGEPTGKDNPELTKMKWHHGHNNSIVNGIPRIGFMTGGESAKWSDVDMADHFLVEAQNYVKQHKENPFFLYYALQQPHVPRTPHPRFVGKSGMGPRGDVILEADWIVGEFIKTLEKEQLLENTLIIFTSDNGPVLNDGYYDDAVEKLGNHKPAGALRGGKYSLFDAGTHVPFFTYWKGKITPSVSDALICQVDLLSSLAKLTASNIKTEDSDQLIDVLLGNSKTGKTNLIIEAGQKTALRSGNWVMIPPYKGNPINTQVNIELGISSEFQLYNLKEDHAQKNNLAQSNPEKLDELTAIYKKIRGKTEVEIKELELK; encoded by the coding sequence ATGATTCAAAATATAAAAATCAAAAAAATCTACCTTTGCTTTGTATTGACAACAATACTCTTAACGGTTTTTAGTTGCAAACAGGAAAAAAAAACAAACCTAACAGAAGTAAGTCCTAAAGAAAACACATCCAACCCCAACATCGTTATTATATATTTAGACGATTTAGGATATGGAGACCTTAGTGCTTATGGTGCTACCGAATTAAGTACACCTAACATAGATAAACTAGCAAATGGTGGTGTAAAATTCACTAACGCTTATGCAACTTCTGCAACCTGTACTCCTAGCCGATATGGACTTTTAACAGGAGTTTACCCGTGGAGAAATAAGGATGCTCAAATCCTTCCAGGAACGGCGCCTTTAATTATTAACCCTGAACAAACAACAATTCCAAAAATGTTAAAACAACAAGGTTATACAACCGGAATTGTTGGTAAATGGCACTTAGGTTTAGGTACAGGACATGTTAATTGGAACGACCACGTCTCTCCTGGCCCTAACGAAGTTGGATTTGATTATTCGTACATTATGGCGGCTACTCAAGACCGCGTTCCCACTGTATATATTAAAAATGGACGCGTTGATAATTTAGACCCTAATGATCCTATTGAAGTTAATTATGCTAAGAATTTTGAAGGAGAGCCTACAGGAAAAGACAACCCAGAGTTAACTAAAATGAAATGGCACCACGGCCATAATAACAGTATTGTTAATGGTATTCCTAGAATTGGATTTATGACAGGTGGTGAATCAGCGAAGTGGAGTGATGTAGATATGGCAGATCACTTTTTAGTAGAAGCACAAAATTATGTTAAGCAACATAAAGAAAATCCGTTCTTTTTATATTATGCACTACAACAACCTCATGTACCACGTACACCACACCCAAGATTCGTAGGCAAATCTGGAATGGGCCCTAGAGGAGATGTTATTCTTGAGGCCGATTGGATAGTTGGAGAATTTATAAAGACTTTAGAAAAAGAACAATTGTTAGAAAACACTTTAATAATCTTTACAAGTGATAATGGACCTGTTTTAAATGACGGTTATTATGATGATGCAGTAGAAAAATTGGGTAATCACAAACCTGCAGGCGCTTTAAGAGGTGGAAAATATAGTTTATTTGATGCCGGTACCCACGTACCATTTTTTACATATTGGAAAGGCAAAATTACCCCTTCGGTTTCTGATGCTTTAATTTGCCAAGTAGATTTATTAAGTTCTTTGGCTAAATTAACAGCAAGTAACATAAAAACAGAAGATAGTGATCAACTTATAGATGTTCTTTTAGGAAACTCTAAAACAGGAAAAACAAATCTAATAATTGAAGCTGGTCAAAAAACGGCTTTACGTAGTGGAAACTGGGTAATGATACCGCCTTACAAAGGTAACCCTATAAATACCCAGGTTAATATTGAGTTAGGAATTTCTAGCGAATTTCAACTCTATAATTTAAAAGAAGACCATGCTCAGAAAAATAATTTAGCTCAAAGTAACCCAGAAAAATTGGATGAATTGACTGCTATTTACAAAAAAATAAGAGGAAAAACAGAAGTAGAAATAAAAGAACTAGAGTTAAAATAG
- a CDS encoding glycoside hydrolase family 2 TIM barrel-domain containing protein gives MQNYKYISLITLIGILTLFSCNKNEIEVVPDQDFNENWLFLKDTIPNGETIALDDSSWRTLNLPHDWAIEGPFDKKNNARNGGLPIDGIAWYRKHFTIDSKYQNKHVSIEFDGVMDNSTVFINGHNVGERHYGYSGFEYDLTPFIKFGENNVIAVQLAPEILSERWYPGAGIYRNVRLKINENVHIPQWGTFITTPKVTSDMAEVNIETKIKNTTNKTQEVVLETTILDTKNTSVAVSSKKITLSNNAQDKQTQVINVPNPLLWDIGKPNLYKAISRIKIDNVLVDEFETEFGIRTIAFKKEGFYLNGKAVELNGVCMHHDLGPLGAAVNYRATERQMQIMQQMGANALRTSHNPPSTELLQVCDRLGIVVIDEAFDEWKEAKVPNGYHKYFDQWAETDLRDMIKRDRNHPSVIMWSIGNEILEQGKKDGWKIAKMLNDICHNEDNSRPTTAGFNYYPASFVNKLAHQIDVVGVNYKPAYYGEIREQNPEMIFYGSETSSQTSTRGYYDLPLDSDVKRETRQVSSYDVTVGPPWAYSPDVEFAAQEANPHSLGEFIWTGFDYLGEPTPYGGRDNSTNGYWNDDWPSHASYFAPVDLCGFPKDRFYLYQSQWTTEPMVHVLPHWNWEGKEGQTIPVYAYTNCDEVELFVNGKSFGKKIKGKDLTDVFTEYRGFKDSGYEFKKGIYKSKYRLSWNVPYQPGSIKVIAYKNGKEIVSKEIKTAGKPAKIKLIADRSSIDADGKDLSFITVRIEDKDGNLCPNADNLVNFHVKGAGVLEAVGNGNSASLESFQENFIKAFYGQCLLIVKSTKDMGEIHIEATSKTLDSDSLTIETK, from the coding sequence ATGCAAAATTATAAATACATCTCTTTAATTACACTAATCGGAATCTTAACACTCTTTTCTTGCAACAAAAATGAAATTGAAGTCGTTCCTGATCAAGATTTTAACGAAAACTGGTTGTTTTTAAAAGACACTATTCCAAACGGTGAAACAATTGCTTTAGATGACAGCTCTTGGAGAACTCTAAACCTACCACACGATTGGGCCATAGAAGGCCCGTTTGACAAGAAGAACAACGCCCGTAACGGCGGATTACCAATAGATGGTATTGCATGGTATAGAAAACATTTTACGATTGACTCAAAATATCAAAACAAACACGTCTCTATTGAATTTGATGGTGTAATGGACAATTCTACAGTCTTTATTAATGGTCATAATGTAGGAGAACGCCATTATGGTTATAGTGGATTTGAATACGATTTAACCCCCTTTATTAAATTTGGAGAAAACAATGTAATTGCTGTACAACTGGCTCCAGAAATTTTATCAGAACGGTGGTATCCAGGAGCGGGAATTTATCGAAATGTTAGACTCAAAATTAACGAGAACGTTCACATTCCACAATGGGGAACGTTTATTACTACTCCAAAAGTCACTTCAGATATGGCAGAAGTAAACATCGAAACTAAAATTAAAAATACCACAAATAAAACACAAGAGGTTGTTTTAGAAACGACTATTCTAGATACAAAAAACACAAGTGTCGCGGTTTCATCTAAAAAAATAACACTTTCAAATAACGCCCAAGATAAACAAACTCAAGTCATAAATGTCCCTAATCCGCTTCTTTGGGATATTGGAAAACCTAATCTATACAAAGCCATTAGCAGAATTAAAATAGATAATGTGCTGGTTGATGAGTTTGAAACTGAGTTTGGAATAAGAACCATTGCTTTTAAAAAAGAAGGGTTTTACCTTAACGGAAAAGCGGTTGAACTTAATGGCGTATGTATGCACCACGATTTAGGACCTTTGGGTGCTGCTGTAAATTATAGAGCTACAGAGCGTCAAATGCAAATCATGCAACAAATGGGTGCAAATGCATTAAGAACTAGTCATAATCCGCCATCTACAGAACTCCTACAAGTATGCGACAGATTAGGAATAGTAGTAATAGATGAAGCTTTCGACGAATGGAAAGAAGCTAAAGTACCAAACGGATATCACAAATATTTTGACCAATGGGCAGAAACCGACTTAAGAGATATGATTAAAAGAGATCGTAATCACCCATCTGTTATCATGTGGAGTATTGGTAATGAAATCTTAGAGCAGGGTAAAAAAGATGGTTGGAAAATAGCAAAAATGTTAAACGACATTTGCCATAACGAAGACAACTCCAGACCAACTACTGCTGGTTTTAACTACTATCCTGCGTCATTTGTAAATAAATTAGCACATCAAATTGATGTAGTAGGAGTAAATTACAAACCTGCATACTACGGAGAAATTAGAGAGCAAAATCCTGAAATGATTTTTTATGGTTCTGAAACATCTTCACAAACAAGCACAAGAGGATATTACGATTTACCTCTAGATTCCGACGTAAAAAGAGAAACTCGTCAAGTTTCAAGCTATGATGTAACCGTGGGGCCACCATGGGCATATTCTCCAGATGTAGAATTTGCAGCTCAAGAAGCTAATCCTCATTCTTTAGGTGAATTTATTTGGACCGGTTTCGATTATTTAGGAGAACCAACACCTTATGGTGGACGAGATAATTCCACAAATGGTTATTGGAATGACGATTGGCCTTCTCACGCCTCTTACTTTGCTCCTGTTGATTTATGTGGATTCCCAAAAGACAGATTTTACCTATACCAAAGTCAATGGACAACAGAACCAATGGTTCACGTTTTACCACATTGGAATTGGGAAGGCAAAGAAGGACAAACAATACCTGTATATGCCTACACGAATTGTGATGAAGTTGAATTATTTGTTAACGGAAAATCTTTTGGTAAAAAAATAAAAGGTAAAGATTTAACCGACGTTTTCACAGAATATAGAGGGTTTAAAGATTCAGGTTATGAATTTAAAAAAGGAATATATAAATCTAAATACAGATTATCTTGGAACGTACCATATCAGCCCGGAAGCATTAAAGTTATTGCCTACAAAAATGGAAAGGAAATCGTTTCCAAGGAAATAAAAACAGCTGGTAAACCTGCAAAAATAAAACTCATAGCAGATAGATCATCTATTGATGCAGATGGTAAAGATTTATCATTTATTACTGTTCGTATAGAAGATAAAGATGGTAATCTATGCCCTAATGCAGATAACCTTGTAAATTTTCATGTAAAAGGAGCTGGAGTTTTAGAAGCTGTTGGGAATGGAAATTCGGCCTCATTAGAATCATTTCAAGAAAACTTTATTAAAGCATTTTATGGACAATGTTTATTAATCGTAAAATCGACTAAAGACATGGGAGAAATTCATATTGAGGCCACGTCAAAAACTTTAGATTCAGATAGCTTAACCATAGAAACCAAATAA
- a CDS encoding sulfatase-like hydrolase/transferase, whose product MNTYIYLRNSLIILLFILASNKGFSQDKPNIIVILTDDQGWADVGFNGSTDIPTPNLDALAAEGVIFSNGYVSHPYCSPSRAGLLTGRYQARFGHDCNMPYDGENDATIGTPLKEKMIPEALKEQGYRTSAIGKWHLGDHPDLYPPAQGFDHWFGFPGGGMNYWGESKNEIQTVYRDRKVVPEDELTYLTDDFTNEAIDFITKKDDKPFFIYLAYNAPHAPDQATKAYLDKTKHIEYAGRSVYAAMVNAVDTNVGKIDSTLVANGMKENTILVFLSDNGGRVEHADNRPFRGHKGMLFEGGIKVPFFITWPKKIKAKQTYSEIISSLDLFPTFLNAAHGKASKEVQLDGVDLLPYINDVKTKKPHDALFWRSSGNFEYAVRKGKYKLYKSAYKNKTLLFDLENDNLERYDISETHPQIIANLEEAYRQWDSKNIAPGWFDPHAENVKKEEQRWEATRNKSLKHK is encoded by the coding sequence ATGAATACATATATATATTTAAGAAATAGCTTAATTATTTTACTTTTTATTTTGGCATCTAATAAGGGGTTTTCTCAAGACAAACCTAATATTATTGTCATTTTAACAGACGATCAAGGTTGGGCTGATGTTGGTTTTAATGGATCCACAGATATCCCTACTCCAAACTTAGATGCCTTAGCCGCAGAAGGTGTAATCTTTTCTAACGGTTATGTATCTCATCCTTATTGTAGTCCTTCTAGAGCAGGGCTATTAACAGGACGGTATCAAGCACGTTTCGGGCATGACTGCAATATGCCTTATGATGGAGAAAATGATGCAACCATTGGCACGCCTCTAAAAGAAAAAATGATCCCTGAAGCCTTAAAAGAACAAGGATACAGAACAAGTGCTATCGGTAAATGGCACTTAGGTGATCATCCAGATTTATATCCACCTGCACAAGGATTCGACCATTGGTTCGGGTTTCCAGGAGGAGGTATGAATTATTGGGGTGAGTCAAAAAATGAAATTCAGACGGTATACAGAGATCGTAAGGTAGTACCCGAAGATGAACTTACTTATTTAACCGACGATTTTACAAACGAAGCCATAGATTTTATAACAAAAAAAGACGATAAACCTTTTTTTATTTATTTAGCGTATAATGCACCTCACGCACCAGACCAAGCAACAAAAGCCTATCTCGATAAAACAAAGCATATAGAATATGCTGGAAGAAGTGTATATGCAGCCATGGTTAATGCGGTAGATACAAACGTAGGTAAGATTGATTCAACTCTTGTTGCAAACGGAATGAAAGAAAACACCATTCTTGTGTTTTTAAGTGATAACGGAGGGCGAGTTGAACATGCAGATAACAGGCCTTTTAGAGGGCATAAAGGCATGTTGTTTGAAGGCGGTATAAAAGTTCCCTTTTTTATTACGTGGCCTAAAAAAATTAAGGCTAAACAAACCTATTCTGAAATTATTTCGTCTCTAGATTTATTTCCAACCTTTTTAAATGCCGCTCATGGAAAAGCATCCAAAGAAGTTCAGCTTGATGGGGTAGATCTCTTACCATATATTAACGATGTTAAAACTAAAAAACCACATGATGCTCTCTTTTGGAGGTCTTCTGGTAATTTTGAATATGCTGTAAGAAAAGGGAAATACAAACTTTATAAAAGTGCTTATAAAAACAAAACATTACTTTTCGATTTAGAAAATGATAATTTAGAACGTTACGACATTTCTGAAACACATCCTCAAATAATTGCAAATTTAGAAGAAGCATACAGACAATGGGATTCAAAAAACATTGCTCCAGGTTGGTTCGATCCGCATGCTGAAAATGTTAAAAAAGAAGAACAAAGATGGGAAGCAACACGAAACAAATCATTAAAACATAAATAA
- a CDS encoding sulfatase-like hydrolase/transferase, protein MTIPYYMQYQFCVLILAIILSSCNNKSEKIAKKTKPNIVFIFTDDQANTSIHALGNKEIITPNIDKLVEAGTTFTHAYNMGSWSGAVCTASRTMLNSGRSVWRANNFRKHWTENDSLNKTWSKILENQGYETYMTGKWHVDAKADKIFNHTKHIRPGMPKDAWNHYKMIAKFDSLAQVKNRNSASIMPNGYNRPLSVSDTSWSPTDSSKGGFWDGGKHWSEVLADDAISFIDTAKNTDKPFFMYLAFNAPHDPRQAPQEYQDLYNLDELTLPNNYMPEYTFRNDIGNGDNLRDEALAPFPRTELAIKTHTKEYYASITHVDAQIGGILEALKSSGKMDNTYIFFSADHGLAMGQHGLLGKQSLFDHSIRPPLIILGPDIPKNKKNNADVYLQDIMATTLDLAGIDKPKYIEFSTFLDLAKAQSNQSKYDAIYGAYLDVQRMIRKDNYKLLVFPKIKKVLLFDLNTDPEEIHDIANLSGERNRVISLFKDLQQLQKQMEDPLDISDCFPSH, encoded by the coding sequence ATGACAATTCCTTATTATATGCAATATCAATTTTGTGTTTTAATCTTAGCAATCATACTCTCGTCTTGCAATAATAAATCTGAAAAAATAGCTAAGAAAACCAAACCAAACATTGTATTTATTTTCACCGACGATCAAGCTAATACATCCATCCACGCATTAGGAAACAAAGAAATTATTACTCCAAACATAGATAAATTAGTCGAGGCCGGTACGACATTTACGCATGCCTATAATATGGGCTCATGGAGTGGCGCCGTATGTACAGCTTCAAGAACAATGCTTAACTCAGGGAGATCGGTTTGGCGAGCAAATAATTTCAGAAAACATTGGACGGAAAACGATTCACTAAATAAAACATGGAGTAAAATTCTAGAAAATCAGGGTTACGAAACTTATATGACTGGAAAATGGCATGTTGATGCAAAGGCCGATAAAATATTTAATCACACAAAACACATCAGGCCAGGAATGCCTAAAGATGCATGGAATCACTATAAAATGATTGCTAAGTTTGATTCTTTAGCACAAGTAAAAAACAGAAATTCTGCAAGTATAATGCCTAATGGCTACAATAGACCACTGAGTGTTAGCGATACATCTTGGTCTCCAACAGATAGCTCTAAAGGTGGATTTTGGGATGGAGGAAAACATTGGAGTGAAGTACTTGCAGACGATGCCATCTCTTTTATTGATACGGCTAAAAATACTGACAAACCATTTTTCATGTATCTTGCCTTTAATGCACCTCACGATCCTAGACAAGCTCCTCAAGAATACCAAGACTTATATAATCTTGACGAATTAACACTCCCAAATAATTATATGCCCGAATATACCTTTAGAAATGATATTGGTAATGGCGATAATTTAAGAGATGAAGCATTAGCTCCGTTCCCGAGAACAGAACTTGCTATAAAAACACACACAAAAGAATACTATGCGAGTATAACTCATGTAGATGCTCAAATAGGTGGCATACTTGAGGCCCTTAAATCTTCAGGAAAAATGGACAATACTTATATCTTTTTTAGCGCAGATCATGGACTAGCAATGGGACAACATGGCTTACTAGGTAAACAAAGTTTGTTTGACCATAGCATAAGACCTCCGCTTATTATTTTAGGGCCAGATATTCCTAAAAATAAAAAAAACAATGCCGATGTGTATTTACAAGACATTATGGCAACGACTCTTGATTTGGCGGGAATAGATAAACCAAAATATATTGAATTTAGCACTTTTCTAGATCTTGCTAAAGCACAGTCAAACCAAAGCAAATACGATGCTATATATGGCGCATATTTAGATGTACAACGCATGATTAGAAAAGATAATTACAAACTGTTAGTTTTTCCTAAAATAAAGAAAGTCTTACTTTTCGATTTAAATACAGACCCTGAAGAAATTCATGACATTGCAAATCTATCAGGAGAAAGAAACAGAGTTATCTCTCTTTTTAAGGACTTACAACAACTTCAAAAACAGATGGAAGACCCTTTAGATATTTCAGATTGTTTTCCATCTCATTAA
- a CDS encoding glycoside hydrolase family 2 protein, producing the protein MKIKFLIIGLLFCQINFAQSNLLPTGFEVGNRTKTNLNLGWKFHLGDLEPHPSSINFDDSNWENVSVPHTPQLVSYELDSIKETWVQEKYLRDVSWYRKKLKIEADNSQKIFLEFEAVHNATELWVNGKKVGNYAVNGYTPFHFDISNFVQFGQENTIAIKADNTYNQTIAPDPHRTDYVKFGGLYRDVYLVTTNKLHVNFNWEDFDAGVHITTPTVNKNNGTVTIKTTVKNENNTAKKSKIITNIINNDGFVIKKLISETSIAANSSHTFRQSTTVEDDYHLWSPDSPYLYRVNSVIYDNETPVDFVENKFGFRKFSLEKGKGFVLNGEPLFLVGANRHQNYPNIGDAVPNSFHYNEALQYKKAGMNIIRLSHYTQDDAFIKACDELGIFVYEEPSTWIEWGDDMWFENLEQATRTMIRNHRNHPSIIVWGAGINHRGPVPRMQTVAKEEDPFRLTASASAPWDGPKNEGVTDVHATMDYRRTEFPESAFTMVMEHGSSPNAEVNQFHISRYKGNKNNFAAITWLGADYNHLQPDIVDDQWSRDFMTTYGVLSPYRVPKPVYYWYQSELVKKPIVHIADETASKDGKVRVFSNCQEVELYQDGKLIAKQFPDNDITKTNLNHPSFTFKYNWKNGTLKAVGYSNGEKATEFVRHKEGKPHHIRIDFNINNQPFYAGGSDIRLVYATILDENGEVVTQTKNEIHFSVSGAGELIDNGKIYANPALVYNGVAAIYVKGTDKPGTLTITAKANGLKTGKASINTVDFNTNEIANHAKAIYDFPIERVDIGGDKQLVQFEWQEWTGSSNNELKHKLKDTNIQVEISADQTINWLGNGTSMIGDLSFVGTDGVYIESGELSLKLTNLKAGEYAIETFHHARKSDIKLTNEIEVSVEDVDGSFSRISDDHIVNYYDNDSSGERNPLSIKSTFKSDGTNPVVLKFKSINQKGTLWLNGFILKQIK; encoded by the coding sequence ATGAAAATCAAATTCTTAATTATTGGACTTCTATTCTGTCAAATAAATTTTGCTCAGAGTAATTTGTTACCCACAGGTTTTGAAGTAGGAAATAGAACAAAAACAAATCTTAATTTAGGTTGGAAATTTCATTTAGGAGACCTTGAACCCCATCCTTCCAGTATAAATTTTGATGACAGTAATTGGGAAAATGTTTCAGTGCCTCACACCCCACAATTAGTTTCTTATGAACTCGATAGTATTAAGGAAACGTGGGTACAAGAAAAATACCTCCGTGATGTCAGTTGGTATAGAAAAAAACTAAAAATTGAAGCTGATAATTCTCAAAAAATATTTCTTGAATTTGAAGCTGTACATAATGCAACAGAGTTATGGGTTAACGGAAAAAAAGTGGGCAATTATGCCGTAAATGGCTATACCCCTTTTCATTTCGATATTAGCAATTTTGTGCAATTTGGACAAGAAAACACCATTGCTATCAAAGCAGATAACACTTATAACCAAACTATTGCACCCGACCCACATAGAACCGATTATGTGAAATTTGGTGGACTTTACAGAGATGTGTATTTGGTAACTACTAATAAGTTACATGTCAATTTTAATTGGGAAGATTTTGATGCTGGCGTACATATTACAACACCTACTGTAAATAAAAATAATGGTACGGTTACGATTAAAACAACTGTAAAAAATGAAAATAATACGGCTAAAAAAAGTAAGATAATTACCAATATTATTAATAATGATGGGTTTGTAATTAAAAAATTAATTTCAGAAACAAGCATTGCTGCAAATTCTTCACATACGTTTAGACAATCTACAACCGTTGAAGACGATTATCATTTATGGTCTCCAGATTCACCTTATTTGTACCGTGTAAATTCAGTAATTTATGATAACGAAACACCTGTTGATTTTGTAGAAAACAAATTCGGATTTAGAAAATTTTCTTTAGAAAAAGGCAAAGGGTTTGTTTTAAATGGAGAACCTCTTTTTTTAGTGGGTGCAAATCGCCATCAAAATTATCCTAATATTGGAGACGCCGTTCCTAATTCATTTCATTATAACGAAGCATTGCAATACAAAAAAGCAGGTATGAACATTATAAGATTGTCCCATTATACACAAGATGATGCCTTTATTAAGGCCTGCGATGAATTAGGAATTTTTGTTTATGAAGAACCTTCAACATGGATTGAATGGGGAGATGACATGTGGTTTGAAAACTTAGAACAAGCAACGCGAACTATGATTCGTAATCATAGAAATCACCCATCAATTATTGTATGGGGAGCAGGAATTAATCATAGGGGTCCTGTTCCTAGAATGCAAACAGTTGCTAAAGAAGAAGATCCTTTCAGATTAACAGCTTCTGCTTCTGCACCATGGGATGGACCAAAAAATGAAGGTGTTACAGACGTGCATGCTACAATGGATTACAGAAGAACAGAATTTCCTGAAAGTGCTTTTACCATGGTCATGGAACATGGAAGTTCTCCTAATGCCGAAGTCAATCAATTTCACATTTCAAGATATAAAGGCAATAAAAATAATTTTGCAGCCATTACGTGGTTAGGTGCAGATTATAACCATTTACAACCAGATATTGTAGACGATCAATGGTCACGAGATTTTATGACAACCTATGGTGTATTGTCACCTTATAGAGTACCTAAGCCCGTTTATTATTGGTATCAATCAGAACTTGTAAAAAAACCAATAGTGCATATTGCAGATGAAACAGCGTCGAAAGACGGAAAAGTTAGAGTGTTTAGTAACTGTCAAGAAGTAGAGTTATATCAAGACGGAAAACTTATTGCTAAACAATTTCCCGATAATGATATTACCAAAACCAATTTAAATCATCCGTCATTTACATTTAAATATAATTGGAAAAATGGCACATTAAAGGCTGTTGGTTATTCGAACGGAGAAAAAGCAACAGAATTTGTAAGACATAAAGAAGGAAAACCACATCATATAAGAATTGATTTTAATATAAACAATCAGCCATTTTATGCCGGTGGATCTGATATTAGATTAGTTTATGCTACTATTTTAGATGAAAATGGCGAAGTTGTAACTCAAACTAAAAATGAAATTCATTTTTCTGTATCTGGTGCTGGTGAGCTAATTGATAATGGTAAAATTTATGCAAATCCAGCGCTTGTTTATAATGGTGTAGCTGCCATTTATGTAAAAGGAACAGATAAACCTGGAACTCTTACAATTACAGCAAAGGCAAATGGACTAAAAACAGGAAAAGCATCTATTAATACCGTTGATTTTAATACCAACGAAATTGCAAACCATGCTAAAGCGATTTACGATTTCCCTATAGAACGTGTGGATATTGGTGGAGATAAACAATTGGTACAATTTGAATGGCAAGAATGGACAGGAAGCTCAAATAATGAATTAAAACACAAACTAAAAGACACCAATATTCAAGTAGAAATAAGTGCAGATCAAACTATAAATTGGTTAGGAAATGGTACGAGTATGATTGGTGATTTGAGTTTTGTAGGTACTGATGGTGTGTATATAGAAAGTGGAGAATTATCTTTAAAATTAACAAACTTAAAAGCGGGGGAATATGCAATAGAAACGTTCCATCATGCAAGAAAATCCGACATCAAATTAACGAATGAAATAGAAGTTAGTGTTGAAGATGTCGATGGCAGTTTTAGCAGAATATCCGATGATCATATTGTAAATTACTACGACAATGATAGTAGTGGCGAACGTAATCCGCTTTCAATTAAATCTACATTTAAATCTGATGGTACCAATCCGGTTGTATTGAAGTTTAAAAGTATCAATCAAAAAGGTACGCTTTGGCTAAATGGTTTCATACTTAAACAAATAAAATAA